From Caballeronia insecticola, a single genomic window includes:
- the lon gene encoding endopeptidase La, giving the protein MSGTQLLPQERITLPLLPLRDVVVFPHMVIPLFVGRPKSIKALEAAMEGGKHIMLVAQKTAAKDEPTEKDMYEVGCVANILQMLKLPDGTVKVLVEGLQRAKTLSIEEQETQFSCDVMPLEPDHADSAETEALRRAIVSQFDQYVKLNKKIPPEILTSLSGIDEAGRLADTIAAHLPLKLDQKQHILEMFPVIERLEHLLAQLEAEIDILQVEKRIRGRVKRQMEKSQREYYLNEQVKAIQKELGEGEEGADLEELEKRITAARMPKEAKKKADAELKKLKLMSPMSAEATVVRNYIDTLIGLPWRKKSKVNNDLTNAERVLDEDHFGLEKVKERILEYLAVQQRVEKVKAPILCLVGPPGVGKTSLGQSIARATNRKFVRMALGGVHDESEIRGHRRTYIGSMPGKILQSLAKVGVRNPLFLLDEVDKMGMDFRGDPASALLEVLDPEQNHTFADHYIEVDFDLSDVMFVATSNSLNIPPPLLDRMEVIRLSGYTEDEKVSIAQRYLLPKQKRNNGLKDGEIEVTEQAIRDIIRYYTREAGVRSLEREVSKICRKVVKMLLLKKAEGAVKVDGSNLDTFLGVRKYDFGLAAKENQIGQVTGLAWTEVGGDLLTIEAAVMPGKGGVIRTGSLGDVMKESVEAARSVVRSRSRRLGVSDEAFEKKDIHIHVPEGATPKDGPSAGIAMTTALVSVLTGIPVRADVAMTGEITLRGEVLPIGGLKEKLLAAHRGGIKLVLIPEENTKDLADIPDNVKNAIEIVPVRWIDRVLELALERTPEPLAEEEAKATPVAAEAQKDAPASGEVVKH; this is encoded by the coding sequence ATGTCAGGAACCCAACTCCTCCCGCAGGAACGCATTACGCTGCCGCTGCTCCCGCTGCGCGACGTAGTCGTTTTCCCGCATATGGTGATTCCGCTCTTCGTCGGGCGGCCCAAGTCGATCAAGGCCCTCGAAGCCGCGATGGAAGGCGGCAAGCACATCATGCTCGTCGCCCAGAAAACGGCGGCGAAGGACGAGCCGACTGAAAAAGACATGTACGAAGTAGGATGTGTCGCCAACATCCTGCAAATGCTGAAGTTGCCCGACGGCACGGTGAAAGTGCTCGTCGAAGGCCTGCAGCGCGCCAAGACGCTCTCGATCGAAGAGCAGGAAACGCAATTCTCCTGCGACGTGATGCCGCTCGAGCCCGATCACGCCGACAGCGCCGAAACCGAAGCGCTGCGCCGCGCGATCGTCTCGCAGTTCGATCAGTACGTGAAGCTCAACAAGAAGATTCCGCCGGAGATCCTGACGTCGCTGTCGGGCATCGACGAAGCGGGTCGTCTTGCCGACACTATCGCTGCGCATTTGCCGCTCAAGCTCGACCAGAAGCAGCACATCCTCGAGATGTTCCCGGTCATCGAGCGTCTGGAGCATTTGCTCGCGCAACTCGAAGCCGAAATCGACATCCTTCAGGTCGAGAAGCGCATCCGTGGGCGTGTGAAGCGTCAAATGGAAAAGAGCCAGCGCGAGTACTACCTGAACGAACAGGTCAAGGCCATCCAGAAGGAATTGGGCGAAGGCGAAGAGGGTGCCGATCTCGAAGAACTCGAGAAGCGCATCACGGCCGCGCGCATGCCGAAGGAAGCCAAGAAGAAGGCCGACGCCGAACTCAAGAAGCTCAAGCTGATGTCGCCGATGTCCGCGGAAGCGACCGTCGTGCGTAACTACATCGACACGCTGATCGGCCTGCCGTGGCGCAAGAAGAGCAAGGTCAACAACGACCTCACGAACGCCGAGCGCGTGCTCGACGAAGATCATTTCGGGCTCGAAAAGGTCAAGGAACGCATTCTCGAGTATCTCGCGGTTCAACAACGCGTCGAGAAGGTGAAGGCGCCAATCCTGTGCCTGGTCGGGCCTCCGGGCGTCGGCAAGACCTCGCTCGGGCAGTCGATCGCTCGCGCGACGAACCGCAAGTTCGTGCGCATGGCGCTGGGCGGCGTGCATGACGAGTCCGAGATTCGCGGTCACCGTCGTACGTATATCGGCTCGATGCCCGGCAAGATCCTGCAGAGCCTCGCCAAGGTCGGCGTGCGCAATCCGCTCTTCCTGCTCGACGAAGTCGACAAGATGGGCATGGATTTCCGCGGCGATCCGGCATCCGCGCTGCTCGAGGTGCTCGATCCGGAACAGAACCACACGTTCGCGGACCACTACATCGAAGTGGACTTCGACCTGTCGGACGTGATGTTCGTCGCGACGTCGAACTCGCTGAACATTCCGCCGCCGCTGCTCGACCGGATGGAAGTCATCCGTCTGTCGGGTTACACGGAAGACGAGAAGGTCAGCATCGCGCAGCGTTATCTGTTGCCGAAGCAGAAGCGTAACAACGGCCTGAAGGACGGCGAGATCGAAGTCACGGAACAAGCCATCCGCGACATCATTCGCTACTACACGCGTGAAGCGGGCGTGCGTTCGCTCGAGCGTGAAGTGTCGAAGATCTGCCGCAAGGTCGTGAAGATGCTGCTGCTGAAGAAGGCCGAAGGCGCCGTGAAGGTCGACGGCAGCAACCTCGATACTTTCCTCGGCGTGCGCAAGTACGACTTCGGTCTGGCTGCGAAGGAAAACCAGATCGGTCAGGTGACGGGCCTCGCGTGGACGGAAGTCGGCGGCGATTTGCTGACGATCGAAGCGGCGGTGATGCCCGGCAAGGGCGGCGTGATCCGCACGGGTTCGCTCGGCGACGTGATGAAGGAATCGGTCGAGGCTGCGCGCTCGGTGGTGCGGTCGCGTTCGCGTCGTCTGGGTGTGTCGGACGAAGCGTTCGAGAAGAAGGACATTCACATCCACGTGCCTGAAGGCGCGACGCCGAAGGACGGTCCGTCCGCCGGTATCGCAATGACCACGGCGCTGGTGTCGGTGCTGACCGGTATTCCGGTCCGCGCGGATGTCGCGATGACGGGCGAAATCACGCTGCGCGGCGAAGTGCTGCCGATCGGCGGGTTGAAGGAGAAGCTGCTGGCGGCGCATCGCGGCGGCATCAAGCTCGTGCTGATTCCCGAGGAAAACACGAAGGATCTGGCCGACATTCCCGACAACGTGAAGAACGCCATCGAGATCGTGCCGGTTCGCTGGATCGATCGCGTGCTGGAACTCGCGCTGGAACGTACGCCGGAGCCGCTTGCGGAAGAGGAAGCCAAGGCGACGCCGGTGGCGGCCGAAGCGCAGAAGGACGCGCCGGCTTCGGGTGAGGTCGTGAAGCACTAA
- a CDS encoding HU family DNA-binding protein, which translates to MNKTELIDHIAQQADISKAAAGRALDAVIGGVRATLTKGGTVTLVGFGTFAVGKRTARTGRNPRTGAAIKIKAAKVPKFRPGKALKDALN; encoded by the coding sequence ATGAACAAGACGGAACTGATCGACCATATCGCGCAGCAAGCCGATATCTCCAAGGCCGCTGCCGGCCGCGCGCTCGACGCGGTGATCGGCGGCGTGCGCGCGACGCTGACGAAGGGCGGCACGGTAACGCTCGTCGGCTTCGGCACGTTTGCGGTCGGCAAGCGCACGGCGCGCACGGGACGCAATCCGCGCACGGGCGCGGCGATCAAGATCAAGGCCGCAAAGGTTCCGAAATTTCGCCCTGGCAAAGCTCTGAAGGATGCGCTAAACTAG
- a CDS encoding SurA N-terminal domain-containing protein, whose protein sequence is MLDFFRNHQRLMMALLILIIVPGLGMVGIQGFSNYFDESSYVASVNGHKITRAEFDSAFRQQVDRARSMLGAQFDAKMFDSPETRAAMVDSLVQQRALADETQRLHLTASDDAVRRALLADPVISSLRKPDGTIDVDRYKQLLAMQGMTPAQYDERMRYTISADQIPSSIQATSFTSKTLAQNLTELAEQKRSVQGMSLRAADYTAKIQPTDAQLTAYYDAHRNDFATPETAAIQYLVMSPSTIAAAAKPGDADLKKYYDDNIQRYRTEAEVRASHILVNAPKDASAADRAKAKQKAEELLAQVKAHPDQFAQIAQKNSDDPGSASKGGDLGYFAHGQIAGGKAFDDAAFGLKKGEVSNLVESDFGYHIIQATDVKPSVTKPFDEVKDALTKDYAAQQGAKTFADNAQGFTDLVYEKAKSLQPAADKYKLTIQTATVGPKPNPQLPQDNPLNNPKLLMAIFAPDSAKDRNNTQAIDVGNNTLVAARVTDYKAPTVPAFDAVKDDVRKKVIAEMAAAMAKKEGEAKLADLLKSKSTDGFTSPITVSRNDAQGLPPAALSAIFKADASKLPAYVGVDLGADGYAIYRVNAIEKPAPVAADRLTGAQQQIAQTYAQAEMEAYISSLKARSKVKLSHASTEPAPN, encoded by the coding sequence ATGCTCGACTTCTTCCGTAATCACCAGCGCCTGATGATGGCCTTGCTGATCCTGATCATCGTGCCCGGTCTGGGCATGGTCGGAATCCAGGGATTCAGCAACTATTTTGACGAGAGTTCTTACGTCGCCAGCGTGAATGGTCACAAGATCACGCGCGCCGAATTCGACAGCGCCTTCAGGCAGCAAGTGGACCGCGCCCGCTCCATGCTCGGCGCACAGTTCGATGCCAAGATGTTCGACTCGCCCGAAACGCGCGCCGCGATGGTCGACAGCCTCGTGCAACAGCGCGCGCTCGCGGACGAGACGCAACGCCTGCATCTCACCGCGTCGGACGACGCCGTGCGCCGCGCGCTGCTGGCGGACCCGGTGATCTCGTCGCTGCGCAAGCCCGACGGCACCATCGACGTGGACCGCTACAAGCAACTGCTCGCCATGCAGGGCATGACGCCCGCCCAATACGACGAGCGCATGCGCTACACGATCTCGGCGGACCAGATCCCGAGCAGCATTCAGGCGACGTCGTTCACGTCGAAGACGCTCGCGCAGAACCTGACCGAACTCGCCGAGCAAAAGCGCTCGGTGCAGGGCATGTCGCTGCGCGCGGCGGATTACACCGCGAAGATCCAGCCCACCGACGCGCAACTCACCGCGTATTACGACGCGCATCGCAACGATTTCGCCACACCTGAGACGGCCGCGATCCAGTACCTCGTGATGTCGCCATCGACTATCGCGGCAGCCGCGAAGCCCGGCGACGCCGATCTCAAAAAATATTACGACGACAACATCCAGCGCTATCGCACCGAAGCGGAAGTGCGCGCGAGCCATATACTGGTGAACGCACCGAAGGACGCGAGCGCCGCCGACCGAGCCAAGGCCAAACAGAAGGCCGAGGAACTGCTCGCGCAGGTCAAGGCGCATCCGGACCAGTTCGCGCAGATCGCACAAAAGAACTCGGACGATCCGGGTTCGGCGAGCAAGGGCGGCGATCTCGGTTACTTCGCGCACGGGCAGATCGCGGGCGGCAAAGCTTTCGACGACGCCGCCTTCGGCCTGAAGAAGGGCGAAGTGAGCAATCTCGTCGAGTCGGACTTCGGCTATCACATCATCCAGGCGACGGACGTGAAGCCCTCGGTCACGAAGCCGTTCGACGAAGTGAAGGATGCGCTCACGAAGGACTATGCGGCACAGCAGGGCGCGAAGACTTTCGCCGACAACGCCCAAGGCTTCACCGATCTCGTGTACGAGAAGGCGAAGTCGCTGCAGCCCGCGGCCGACAAGTACAAGCTGACCATCCAGACGGCAACGGTCGGCCCGAAGCCGAATCCGCAATTGCCGCAGGACAATCCGCTCAACAACCCGAAGTTGCTCATGGCTATCTTCGCGCCCGATTCGGCGAAGGATCGCAACAACACGCAGGCCATCGATGTCGGCAACAACACGCTCGTCGCCGCACGCGTGACCGACTACAAGGCGCCCACCGTGCCCGCATTCGACGCGGTGAAGGACGATGTGCGCAAGAAGGTCATCGCTGAAATGGCTGCCGCCATGGCGAAGAAAGAAGGCGAGGCGAAGCTGGCCGATCTGCTGAAGTCGAAGTCGACCGATGGCTTCACGTCGCCGATCACGGTGTCGCGCAACGACGCACAAGGTCTGCCGCCCGCCGCACTGAGCGCGATCTTCAAGGCGGACGCATCGAAGCTGCCGGCCTATGTCGGCGTGGACCTCGGCGCGGATGGCTACGCAATCTATCGCGTGAACGCAATCGAAAAGCCGGCGCCCGTCGCGGCCGATCGTCTCACCGGCGCGCAGCAGCAGATCGCGCAGACGTACGCGCAAGCCGAAATGGAAGCCTATATCAGCTCGCTGAAGGCGCGTTCGAAGGTCAAGCTGAGCCACGCATCGACGGAACCTGCGCCGAACTGA
- a CDS encoding arylesterase: protein MDTLKKNSRGLIPAILLMAACSTTGHAADAHVDAQAAPQPKPAIVVLGDSLSAEYGLPRDTGWVYLLRDRLAKERFDYSVANSSISGDTTSGGRARLTAVLARIKPAVVIVELGANDALRGVPLATTETNLRDIVAESQAAHAKVLLIGMYVPPNYGPDYTQKFHAVYERVAKDKNVPLVPFLLAGIADKPSLFQADQIHPTVQAQPLLLDNVWPSLKPLLGAGAAH from the coding sequence ATGGACACCTTGAAGAAGAACTCGCGCGGTCTGATTCCCGCAATCCTGTTGATGGCGGCTTGCTCGACGACCGGCCATGCCGCCGACGCTCATGTCGACGCACAAGCCGCGCCGCAACCGAAGCCCGCAATCGTCGTGCTGGGCGATAGCCTCTCGGCGGAATACGGCTTGCCGCGCGATACCGGCTGGGTCTATCTGTTGCGCGACAGGCTGGCGAAGGAGCGCTTCGATTATAGCGTCGCCAATTCGAGCATCAGCGGCGACACCACGAGCGGCGGACGCGCGCGGCTCACCGCGGTGCTCGCGCGCATCAAGCCTGCGGTCGTGATTGTCGAACTCGGGGCCAACGACGCATTGCGCGGCGTACCGCTCGCGACGACCGAAACGAATCTGCGGGACATCGTCGCTGAATCGCAGGCCGCGCACGCGAAGGTTTTACTCATCGGCATGTACGTTCCACCCAATTACGGCCCGGACTATACGCAAAAGTTCCACGCGGTCTACGAACGCGTCGCCAAGGACAAGAACGTGCCGCTCGTGCCTTTCCTGCTTGCGGGCATCGCGGACAAACCGTCCCTGTTCCAGGCAGACCAGATTCATCCGACAGTGCAGGCCCAGCCTTTGCTATTGGATAACGTCTGGCCAAGCTTGAAACCCTTGCTGGGCGCAGGTGCCGCGCATTAA
- a CDS encoding ABC transporter ATP-binding protein: MQNNIEPVIEVRGLSKRVKDATGELTILDQIDLSIAKGSSVAIVGASGSGKSTLLGLLAGLDSASAGSVRLLGKELSTLNEDERAALRSGAVGFVFQSFQLMPHLTALENVMLPLELRAEMPHGEIAAHARSLLDQVGLAQRTGHYPKLLSGGEQQRVALARAFVTHPAVLFADEPTGSLDAATGYAIIDLMFEMNRRNGATLVLVTHDAELAERCDATVTIEAGRLVNGIGV, translated from the coding sequence ATGCAAAACAATATCGAGCCGGTCATCGAAGTACGGGGATTAAGCAAGCGGGTGAAGGACGCAACGGGCGAGCTCACGATTCTCGATCAGATCGATCTCTCGATCGCGAAGGGGAGCAGCGTGGCGATCGTGGGCGCATCGGGTTCGGGCAAGTCGACTTTGCTCGGCCTGCTCGCCGGATTGGACAGCGCGAGCGCGGGCTCGGTTCGTTTGCTCGGCAAGGAGCTGTCCACGCTGAACGAAGACGAACGCGCGGCATTGCGAAGCGGCGCGGTCGGCTTCGTGTTCCAGTCGTTCCAGTTGATGCCGCATCTCACCGCGCTCGAAAACGTGATGCTGCCGCTCGAACTGCGCGCCGAGATGCCGCACGGCGAGATCGCTGCGCACGCACGCTCGCTGCTCGATCAGGTGGGCTTGGCGCAGCGTACGGGCCATTATCCGAAGCTGCTGTCGGGCGGCGAGCAGCAGCGCGTCGCCCTCGCGCGCGCGTTCGTCACGCATCCGGCCGTGCTCTTCGCCGACGAGCCCACCGGCAGTCTCGACGCCGCCACGGGCTACGCGATCATCGATCTCATGTTCGAGATGAATCGCCGCAACGGCGCGACGCTCGTGCTCGTCACGCACGACGCCGAACTGGCCGAGCGCTGCGATGCCACGGTGACGATCGAAGCGGGGCGCCTCGTCAACGGCATCGGCGTATGA
- the pgi gene encoding glucose-6-phosphate isomerase, translated as MTQTSTLNSLPAWSALQSHYDAISGERLRDWFAPQNDAAPTRAERFTFEGGGLTIDFSKNRISDATLQLLVQLAEEAGVTKRRDAMFNGDIVNITEHRAALHTALRAQSPDAPFHAQVQAEKAKMAAFSDRVRDGSWTGYTGKRIRHVVNIGIGGSDLGPKMVVHALHHLASKELDTHFVSNVDGADLYNVLEQIDAEETLAIIVSKTFTTLETMTNAHSMRDWFLKAGCPEDQLSKHFVGVSANPAEVVKFGIAKENVFEMWDWVGGRYSLWSAVGLSIMISVGPKNFDALLQGADAMDQHFRTAPLAVNLPVLMGMIGIWYRNFFGSQSDLIAPYSQALHYLPSYLQQLEMESNGKSARLDGKMVDYPTAAVIWGEPGTNGQHAFFQMLHQGPTLIPIDFIAVLTPEHPLVDHHAKLLANCFAQSEALMLGRTLEEAKKVAGPGKEELATHLSFPGNRPTTTIMLDALTPQTLGALIALYEHKVLVQGTVWDINSFDQWGVELGKILGKVVEADITAASTDAAKHDSSTSALIARARKALKR; from the coding sequence ATGACCCAAACCTCGACGCTCAATTCGCTTCCTGCCTGGTCGGCGCTCCAGTCGCACTACGATGCCATCTCCGGCGAGCGTCTGCGCGACTGGTTCGCGCCGCAAAACGACGCCGCGCCGACGCGCGCCGAACGCTTCACGTTCGAAGGTGGCGGTCTCACCATCGACTTTTCCAAGAATCGCATCAGCGACGCCACGCTCCAGCTGCTCGTGCAGCTCGCCGAGGAAGCCGGCGTCACGAAGCGGCGCGACGCAATGTTCAACGGCGATATCGTGAACATCACCGAGCATCGCGCGGCCCTGCATACGGCGCTGCGCGCGCAATCGCCCGATGCGCCCTTCCACGCGCAGGTGCAGGCCGAAAAGGCCAAGATGGCCGCTTTCTCGGACCGCGTTCGCGACGGCTCGTGGACCGGCTACACCGGCAAGCGCATCCGTCATGTGGTGAACATCGGCATCGGCGGCTCGGATCTCGGGCCGAAGATGGTCGTGCACGCGCTGCATCACCTCGCATCGAAGGAACTCGACACGCACTTCGTCTCGAACGTCGACGGCGCCGATCTCTACAACGTGCTCGAGCAGATCGATGCCGAGGAGACGCTCGCGATCATCGTCTCCAAGACCTTCACGACGCTGGAAACGATGACCAACGCGCACTCCATGCGCGACTGGTTCCTCAAGGCCGGCTGCCCCGAAGACCAGTTGTCGAAGCATTTCGTCGGGGTGTCGGCGAATCCGGCGGAGGTCGTCAAGTTCGGCATCGCGAAAGAGAACGTGTTCGAGATGTGGGACTGGGTCGGCGGCCGGTATTCGCTGTGGTCGGCGGTCGGTCTGTCGATCATGATCTCGGTCGGGCCGAAGAATTTCGACGCGCTGCTGCAAGGCGCCGACGCAATGGATCAGCACTTCCGCACCGCGCCGCTCGCCGTGAACCTGCCGGTGCTGATGGGCATGATCGGGATCTGGTATCGCAACTTCTTCGGCTCGCAAAGCGACCTGATCGCGCCGTACTCGCAGGCGTTGCACTATCTGCCTTCGTACCTGCAACAACTGGAAATGGAGAGCAACGGCAAGTCCGCGCGTCTCGACGGCAAGATGGTCGATTATCCGACCGCCGCCGTGATCTGGGGCGAGCCGGGCACGAACGGTCAGCACGCGTTCTTCCAGATGCTGCATCAGGGACCGACGCTGATTCCGATCGATTTCATCGCCGTGCTGACGCCGGAGCATCCGCTCGTCGATCATCACGCGAAACTGCTCGCCAACTGCTTCGCGCAGAGCGAGGCGTTGATGCTCGGCCGCACGCTCGAAGAGGCGAAGAAAGTGGCCGGTCCGGGCAAGGAAGAACTCGCCACGCACCTGAGCTTCCCCGGCAACCGGCCGACCACGACCATCATGCTCGATGCGCTCACGCCGCAAACGCTCGGCGCGCTCATCGCCCTGTATGAACACAAAGTGCTCGTGCAGGGAACGGTGTGGGACATCAACTCGTTCGATCAGTGGGGCGTGGAACTCGGCAAGATTCTCGGCAAGGTCGTCGAGGCCGATATCACCGCTGCGAGCACCGATGCCGCGAAGCACGATTCGTCGACGTCGGCGTTGATCGCGCGTGCGCGCAAGGCGCTCAAGCGCTGA
- a CDS encoding NAD(P)H-hydrate dehydratase, with product MTAARSAYFTPKDDPLALLTLAELRTLEARAAAALPPHTLMARAGAAAAQWLIDAMEHDPETRARPVWIAAGPGNNGGDALVIAERLHRAGVGVRVCMPVEVKPDDARWALQAARAASVPIDAAPPASFDGFGWLVDGMFGIGLSRPLEGVFAEIGARLSRRARASGQVLALDVPSGLDSDTGTPVNGSEAVRVTDTITFIGAKPGHFTSQGRDLCGRLFLATLEVESSAAPSVVLNAPALFAAHMPPRDNATNKGTFGTLAVIGGDTGMCGAPVLAARMALYGGAGKVNIAFLGDGFPPYDPPHPELMLHHVDGFALDKMDALAIGCGMGSSERAQNVLDDVLKLDIPKLLDADALNLVAKNDALAAAVAARGAQGDPCILTPHPLEAARLLHSDAKAVQADRIAAARQLSARYAAIAVLKGSGTVIASPDGRVAVNPTGNAGLATGGTGDVLGGLIGALLAQKLPAYEAALAGVWLHGLAAQTLTDGGTGPAGLTAGELAPAVRTLINRRLYGTHARS from the coding sequence ATGACCGCTGCCCGCTCTGCCTACTTCACGCCCAAAGACGATCCGCTCGCGCTGCTGACGCTCGCCGAGTTGCGCACGCTGGAGGCGCGTGCAGCCGCCGCGCTGCCGCCGCACACGCTGATGGCGCGCGCGGGCGCGGCCGCCGCGCAATGGCTCATCGACGCGATGGAGCACGATCCTGAAACGCGCGCGCGTCCCGTCTGGATCGCGGCCGGCCCCGGCAACAACGGCGGCGACGCGCTCGTGATCGCCGAGCGATTGCATCGCGCGGGCGTCGGCGTGCGCGTGTGCATGCCCGTCGAGGTCAAACCGGACGACGCGCGCTGGGCGCTCCAGGCCGCACGCGCGGCGAGCGTGCCGATCGATGCTGCGCCGCCCGCATCGTTCGACGGTTTCGGCTGGCTCGTCGACGGCATGTTCGGCATCGGCCTGTCGCGGCCGCTCGAAGGCGTGTTCGCGGAGATCGGCGCGCGCCTCTCGCGGCGGGCACGGGCGTCGGGTCAGGTGCTCGCGCTCGACGTGCCGAGCGGCCTCGACAGCGACACGGGCACGCCCGTGAACGGCAGCGAGGCCGTTCGCGTGACCGACACGATCACCTTCATCGGCGCGAAGCCGGGACATTTCACGTCGCAAGGGCGCGATCTCTGCGGCCGTCTTTTCCTGGCGACGCTGGAGGTCGAATCGAGCGCCGCGCCGTCGGTCGTGCTCAACGCACCCGCGCTGTTCGCCGCGCACATGCCGCCACGCGACAACGCGACGAACAAGGGCACCTTCGGGACGCTCGCCGTGATCGGCGGCGACACCGGCATGTGCGGCGCGCCCGTGCTCGCCGCGCGCATGGCGCTGTACGGCGGCGCGGGCAAGGTCAATATCGCGTTTCTGGGCGACGGCTTCCCGCCCTACGATCCGCCGCATCCCGAACTGATGCTGCATCACGTGGACGGCTTCGCGCTCGACAAAATGGACGCTCTCGCGATCGGCTGCGGCATGGGTTCGAGCGAACGCGCGCAGAACGTACTCGACGACGTGCTGAAGCTCGACATCCCCAAGCTGCTCGATGCCGACGCGCTCAATCTCGTCGCGAAGAACGATGCGCTCGCGGCAGCCGTCGCGGCGCGCGGTGCGCAAGGCGATCCATGCATTCTGACGCCACATCCGCTGGAAGCGGCGCGTCTGCTGCACAGCGACGCGAAAGCTGTTCAGGCCGATCGCATCGCGGCCGCGCGGCAATTGTCGGCGCGCTACGCGGCTATCGCGGTGCTGAAAGGCTCGGGCACCGTGATCGCATCGCCCGATGGCCGCGTCGCAGTGAATCCGACGGGCAATGCGGGACTCGCGACCGGCGGCACCGGCGACGTGCTCGGCGGATTGATCGGAGCATTGCTCGCGCAAAAACTGCCCGCCTACGAGGCCGCGCTCGCGGGCGTGTGGCTGCACGGCCTCGCTGCGCAGACGCTCACCGACGGCGGCACCGGTCCGGCGGGACTGACAGCCGGAGAACTCGCGCCCGCGGTGCGCACGCTCATCAATCGCCGCTTATACGGAACGCATGCGCGAAGCTGA